One segment of Agromyces albus DNA contains the following:
- a CDS encoding siderophore-interacting protein: protein MLTSLTGVESRPRPAYRTYRASVSRVERLTPHFTRVTFAGEELGGFGTAGLDQRIKIVLPLSEVGFAAFPDVDDWYGAWRELPAESRNPFRTYTARAVRPALREVDVDFVGHGDGGPASAWAMNAAPGDEIVLIGPDELSEGRATGIDWRPGVVDTVLLAGDETAAPAIASILEALPADASGVALIEVPSADDVLELRHPAGIEVRWLPRAVADAGHGGELIPAVRDWVVRHLVSRAALVPSEDAAAALEAAERADADDAPLWDVPEGHSLDGDCYAWLAGEASAITTLRRFLVREAGLDRRQVAFMGYWRHGRAELD from the coding sequence ATGCTTACCTCACTTACCGGCGTCGAGTCGCGCCCTCGTCCCGCCTACCGCACCTACCGGGCGAGCGTGTCGCGGGTCGAACGCCTGACGCCGCACTTCACGCGAGTGACGTTCGCGGGCGAGGAGCTCGGGGGCTTCGGCACCGCCGGGCTCGACCAGCGGATCAAGATCGTGCTGCCCCTGTCCGAGGTGGGCTTCGCCGCGTTCCCCGACGTCGACGACTGGTACGGCGCCTGGCGGGAGCTGCCGGCCGAGTCGCGCAACCCGTTCCGCACGTACACGGCGCGAGCGGTGCGCCCCGCGCTTCGCGAGGTCGACGTCGACTTCGTCGGCCACGGCGACGGCGGCCCGGCCTCGGCGTGGGCGATGAACGCCGCGCCCGGCGACGAGATCGTGCTCATCGGCCCCGACGAGCTGAGCGAGGGCCGTGCCACCGGCATCGACTGGCGCCCCGGCGTCGTCGACACCGTGCTGCTCGCCGGCGACGAGACGGCGGCCCCGGCGATCGCGTCGATCCTCGAGGCGCTGCCCGCCGACGCATCCGGTGTCGCGCTCATCGAGGTGCCGAGCGCCGACGATGTGCTCGAACTGCGCCACCCGGCGGGGATCGAGGTGCGCTGGCTGCCCCGTGCCGTCGCCGACGCCGGCCACGGCGGCGAGCTCATCCCCGCCGTGCGCGACTGGGTCGTGCGCCACCTCGTGAGCCGTGCGGCCCTCGTGCCGAGCGAGGATGCCGCAGCGGCACTCGAGGCCGCCGAACGCGCCGACGCCGACGACGCGCCGCTGTGGGACGTGCCCGAGGGGCACAGCCTCGACGGCGACTGCTACGCATGGCTCGCCGGTGAGGCATCCGCCATCACGACCCTCCGCCGGTTCCTCGTGCGCGAGGCCGGCCTCGATCGCCGCCAGGTGGCGTTCATGGGCTATTGGCGGCACGGCCGCGCCGAGCTCGACTGA
- a CDS encoding Fe-S oxidoreductase translates to MSGRVLRVRLTDSPISRAGYWYATLVGFTWGFLWSTGPIEVKDGLIIFTGMPKWTFGRGGSCVGGCYLTDRNTGVHVLGHEAVHKEQWQRYGMLFPFLYLIAGRNPLKNRFEIEAGLEAGGYLPRRRAAR, encoded by the coding sequence GTGAGCGGCCGGGTGCTGCGAGTGCGGCTCACCGACTCCCCCATCAGCCGCGCCGGCTACTGGTACGCGACGCTCGTGGGCTTCACCTGGGGGTTCCTCTGGAGCACGGGACCCATCGAGGTGAAGGACGGCCTCATCATCTTCACGGGCATGCCGAAGTGGACGTTCGGCCGGGGCGGTTCGTGCGTCGGCGGCTGCTACCTCACCGACCGCAACACGGGCGTGCACGTGCTCGGGCATGAGGCCGTGCACAAGGAGCAGTGGCAGCGCTACGGCATGCTCTTCCCGTTTCTCTACCTCATCGCGGGCCGCAACCCGCTGAAGAACCGGTTCGAGATCGAGGCCGGGCTCGAAGCGGGCGGCTACCTGCCGAGGCGACGCGCGGCGCGGTGA
- a CDS encoding dihydrolipoyl dehydrogenase family protein → MEREVDVVVIGGGPVGENVADRARAAGLEVVLVEHELLGGECTNWACVPSKTLLRSSAVLRAAKRVPGAAEAITGELDVAAVLRRRDYWVSDWKDDGDVEWLAGIGAELERGHGRLDGPRRVTVERPDGTELTLVARRAVAVAPGSDPVVPPIDGLADARPWTSRDATSVKHVPARLAIIGGGVVAVEMATAYAGLGADVTLLARSGLLGAMEPFAGEAVARGLEGLGASVRLGVETVKVERNDADEVVVTLGDGSTVTADEVLVATGRKPRTESLGIETVGLEPGAWLEVDDTLLVQGLPDSEGAGWLYAVGDVNHRALLTHQGKYQARAAGDVIAARALGRPVDAAPWGAHVATADHSAVPSVVFSEPECVSVGLTAKGAERAGRSVRVADVDLGAVSGAGILADGYDGHARLVVDTDLGTVVGATFVGQDVAELLQAATIAIVGEVSVDRLWHAVPAFPTMSEVWLRLLEALGRPGAVEVESAEEPAETEETAA, encoded by the coding sequence ATGGAGCGCGAGGTGGATGTCGTCGTCATCGGCGGCGGACCGGTCGGAGAGAACGTCGCTGATCGGGCGAGGGCGGCGGGGCTCGAGGTCGTGCTCGTCGAGCATGAGCTGCTCGGCGGTGAGTGCACGAACTGGGCGTGCGTGCCGTCGAAGACGCTACTGCGCAGCTCCGCTGTGCTCCGCGCCGCGAAGCGCGTTCCCGGGGCCGCGGAGGCGATCACCGGGGAGCTCGACGTGGCCGCCGTCCTACGCCGGCGCGACTACTGGGTCTCGGATTGGAAGGATGACGGCGACGTCGAGTGGCTGGCGGGCATCGGCGCCGAGCTCGAGCGCGGCCACGGTCGCCTCGACGGGCCGCGCCGCGTCACCGTTGAGCGGCCCGACGGCACCGAGCTCACGCTCGTCGCCCGCCGCGCGGTCGCGGTCGCGCCCGGCTCCGACCCGGTCGTGCCGCCGATCGACGGGCTCGCCGACGCCCGGCCATGGACGAGCCGCGACGCGACCAGCGTGAAGCACGTGCCCGCGCGACTCGCGATCATCGGCGGCGGCGTCGTCGCCGTCGAGATGGCGACCGCGTACGCGGGGCTCGGCGCCGACGTCACCTTGCTCGCCCGCAGCGGCCTGCTCGGCGCGATGGAGCCGTTCGCCGGCGAGGCCGTGGCGCGCGGACTCGAGGGGCTCGGGGCATCCGTTCGCCTCGGCGTCGAAACGGTGAAGGTCGAACGCAACGACGCCGACGAGGTCGTCGTGACGCTCGGCGACGGCTCCACGGTGACGGCCGACGAGGTGCTCGTCGCAACCGGGCGGAAGCCGCGCACCGAGTCGCTCGGCATCGAGACGGTGGGCCTCGAGCCCGGTGCCTGGCTCGAGGTCGACGACACGCTGCTGGTGCAGGGCCTCCCCGACAGCGAGGGGGCTGGCTGGCTCTACGCCGTGGGCGACGTCAACCACCGCGCGCTCCTCACCCACCAGGGCAAGTACCAGGCGCGCGCGGCCGGCGATGTGATCGCGGCGCGAGCGCTCGGCCGGCCGGTCGACGCGGCGCCGTGGGGCGCGCACGTCGCGACGGCCGATCACTCCGCGGTGCCGAGCGTCGTGTTCTCGGAGCCGGAGTGCGTCTCGGTCGGGCTCACCGCGAAGGGCGCCGAGCGAGCGGGCCGATCGGTGCGCGTCGCCGACGTCGATCTCGGCGCCGTGAGCGGTGCCGGCATTCTCGCCGACGGATACGACGGGCACGCGCGTCTCGTCGTCGACACCGACCTCGGCACGGTGGTCGGCGCGACCTTCGTCGGCCAAGACGTCGCCGAGCTGTTGCAGGCGGCGACCATCGCGATCGTCGGCGAGGTGTCGGTCGACCGGCTCTGGCACGCGGTCCCCGCCTTCCCCACCATGAGCGAGGTGTGGCTGCGACTGCTCGAGGCGCTCGGCCGGCCGGGTGCCGTCGAGGTGGAGTCGGCTGAAGAACCTGCCGAGACCGAAGAGACCGCGGCGTGA